Proteins from a single region of Chryseobacterium scophthalmum:
- a CDS encoding phage tail sheath family protein yields MNYKTPGVYVEEIAKFPPSVAQVETAIPAFIGYTAQGPKNEPTRISSMLEYETLFGKAKNEAFTFTVVEATTTPPIKPRTVTAQLSAPSPFKMYYAMQMYFANGGGPCYIVSVGSAVGYPTGVDAVDLDELKDGLATLEKEDEPTLIVFPDAEGLSTTHAYQLYNLALDQAEDLKDRFVIMDVLGDVSTFRTAGPSSGPSGERLKYGAAYYPKLETVLTYSYDPAIIVTDNKTLEYFKTNDSELYNLAKAAIESKSVVLAPSSSMAGVYAKVDSTSGVFKAPANVGLNFVVAPIEKISHQDQEALNVDATSGKSINAIRTFTGKGPLVWGARTLDGNSNEWRYISVRRFFNMVEESVKKATERFVFEPNTANTWIRVQTMIENFLNQQWQDGALAGSKPEEAYYVSVGLNKTMSAQDILEGRMIVEIGMAAVRPAEFIVLRFSHKLQES; encoded by the coding sequence ATGAATTACAAAACACCTGGAGTCTACGTAGAGGAAATTGCAAAATTCCCACCATCTGTAGCACAAGTAGAAACTGCTATTCCCGCTTTTATCGGGTATACAGCACAAGGTCCAAAAAATGAGCCAACAAGAATCTCTTCAATGTTGGAATACGAAACGCTTTTCGGAAAAGCAAAAAATGAAGCGTTTACATTTACTGTAGTTGAGGCGACTACAACACCACCAATTAAGCCGAGAACTGTTACGGCACAATTATCAGCACCTAGTCCTTTCAAAATGTATTATGCTATGCAAATGTATTTTGCAAACGGTGGCGGACCATGTTATATCGTTTCTGTAGGTAGCGCTGTAGGTTATCCAACTGGAGTAGATGCAGTAGATTTAGATGAATTGAAAGACGGTCTTGCTACTTTAGAAAAAGAAGACGAACCGACTCTTATTGTTTTCCCGGATGCGGAAGGCTTATCAACAACACATGCTTATCAATTGTATAATTTAGCTTTAGATCAAGCGGAAGATTTAAAAGACAGATTCGTTATTATGGACGTTCTTGGGGATGTTTCTACATTTAGAACTGCTGGTCCTAGTTCTGGTCCAAGCGGTGAGCGTCTAAAATATGGAGCAGCTTATTATCCAAAATTAGAAACAGTATTAACTTACAGTTATGATCCAGCTATTATTGTTACAGATAATAAGACTCTGGAATATTTCAAAACTAATGATTCAGAATTGTACAACTTGGCTAAAGCAGCAATTGAATCTAAATCAGTTGTATTGGCTCCATCATCATCAATGGCAGGAGTTTATGCTAAAGTAGACAGCACTTCTGGAGTATTCAAAGCACCAGCTAATGTTGGACTTAATTTCGTAGTAGCACCAATTGAGAAAATTTCTCACCAGGATCAGGAAGCTCTTAATGTAGATGCTACATCAGGAAAATCGATCAACGCGATCAGAACTTTTACAGGAAAAGGACCATTAGTTTGGGGAGCAAGAACTTTAGACGGAAACAGCAATGAATGGAGATATATCTCTGTACGTCGTTTCTTCAACATGGTGGAAGAATCTGTGAAGAAAGCTACGGAACGTTTCGTTTTCGAACCAAATACTGCCAATACATGGATTCGTGTACAAACAATGATCGAAAATTTCCTTAATCAACAATGGCAAGACGGAGCATTGGCTGGAAGCAAACCTGAAGAAGCTTATTACGTAAGTGTTGGTTTAAACAAAACAATGTCTGCTCAGGATATTTTGGAAGGAAGAATGATTGTAGAGATTGGTATGGCTGCAGTGCGTCCTGCTGAATTTATTGTGTTGCGTTTCTCACACAAGCTACAAGAATCATAA